The Lacrimispora xylanolytica genome has a segment encoding these proteins:
- a CDS encoding helix-turn-helix domain-containing protein gives MEGKKRTVKNVIEYVEAQLSLEEGLDLETIAKRTGYSRFHLNRMFCEVTGCTLHRYIKERRLSEAAKKLVMEEERSIADIALEASYQSQQAFSLAFKKEYGCTPKTYREKGICKELRTVEIVSRQTGTWRCAA, from the coding sequence ATGGAAGGTAAGAAAAGGACCGTTAAAAATGTAATTGAATATGTGGAAGCCCAATTGTCTTTGGAGGAAGGACTGGATCTGGAGACTATTGCAAAGAGAACCGGATATTCCCGGTTTCATCTAAATCGCATGTTTTGTGAAGTGACCGGCTGTACCCTGCACCGCTATATTAAGGAACGAAGGCTTTCAGAGGCTGCTAAAAAGCTTGTTATGGAAGAAGAAAGATCCATTGCTGATATTGCCCTGGAGGCATCCTATCAGTCCCAGCAGGCATTCTCTCTGGCCTTTAAAAAGGAATACGGATGTACGCCAAAGACGTACAGAGAAAAAGGAATCTGCAAGGAACTTAGAACGGTGGAGATCGTTTCCCGACAAACAGGAACCTGGAGGTGTGCAGCATGA
- a CDS encoding ATP-dependent Clp protease proteolytic subunit produces the protein MSFVPYVIERTSAGERSYDIFSRLLKERIIFLGEEVSDESARLIVAQLLFLEAEDPSKDISFYINCPGGSVTAGFAIYDTMRHIKCDVSTICLGFAASYGAFLLAGGTKGKRFALPNAEIMIHQVAVQNIGGKATDISIFTRKLESDKLKLNRIMAENTGHTIEEIDRDTDRDHYMTAQEAKNYGIIDEIVERK, from the coding sequence ATGAGTTTTGTACCCTATGTCATTGAGAGAACGTCGGCAGGAGAACGGAGCTATGATATCTTTTCCCGCCTGTTAAAGGAGCGGATCATCTTTTTAGGAGAAGAGGTCAGTGACGAATCGGCCAGACTTATCGTCGCCCAGCTTCTTTTTCTGGAGGCAGAGGATCCATCTAAGGATATATCCTTTTATATTAACTGCCCAGGCGGTTCGGTCACAGCAGGCTTTGCCATTTACGATACCATGAGACACATCAAATGTGATGTTTCCACCATTTGTCTTGGCTTTGCAGCAAGCTACGGTGCATTTCTTCTGGCAGGTGGAACAAAGGGAAAGCGGTTTGCTCTTCCCAATGCTGAAATCATGATTCATCAGGTGGCGGTACAGAACATCGGAGGAAAAGCAACGGATATCTCTATTTTTACGAGAAAGCTGGAATCAGATAAGCTTAAGCTTAACCGGATCATGGCAGAAAATACAGGGCATACCATAGAAGAGATTGACCGGGATACGGACCGGGATCATTATATGACGGCCCAGGAAGCCAAGAATTATGGGATCATAGATGAAATTGTGGAACGAAAATAA
- a CDS encoding DUF523 domain-containing protein, which translates to MENKENILVSACLLGVNCRYDGGNGKREEVVSLMKHYNLIPVCPEQLGGLMTPRLPAERKADGSVSNEQGQDVTDYFKRGAKETLRIGTLYGCKRAILKERSPSCGHGTIYDGTFSGTRTGGSGMTAALLEENGIQVTGESNIQEEFTKNTER; encoded by the coding sequence GTGGAAAATAAGGAAAACATACTGGTAAGCGCATGCCTTTTGGGAGTGAATTGCCGCTACGACGGCGGTAACGGCAAACGAGAAGAAGTGGTATCGCTGATGAAACATTATAATCTGATTCCAGTCTGTCCGGAGCAGTTAGGAGGCTTAATGACGCCCCGGCTGCCGGCAGAGAGGAAGGCAGATGGGTCTGTTAGCAATGAGCAGGGGCAGGACGTCACAGATTATTTTAAACGGGGTGCGAAAGAGACCCTCAGAATCGGAACGCTTTACGGCTGCAAACGGGCCATATTAAAAGAGCGAAGCCCTTCCTGCGGTCATGGGACCATTTACGACGGCACGTTTTCCGGAACAAGGACAGGCGGCAGCGGCATGACAGCAGCGCTCTTAGAAGAGAACGGAATTCAGGTAACAGGGGAGAGTAATATTCAGGAAGAATTTACAAAGAACACAGAACGTTAG
- a CDS encoding hydrolase has product MKTAITRPEALKLLMKYNKEPFHLLHGLTVEGVMRWYAKEMGYSEEEDFWGLAGLLHDVDFEEFPEEHCKKAPELLFEIGAEEELVHAIVSHGYGICVDTKPEHEMEKILFAADELTGLIGAAARMRPSKSVMDMEVSSLKKKFKDKKFAAGCSRDVITDGAQALGWTLEDLFEKTILAMRSCEERVNAELEHLS; this is encoded by the coding sequence ATGAAAACAGCAATTACAAGACCAGAAGCACTGAAACTGCTTATGAAATATAACAAGGAGCCCTTCCATCTGCTTCACGGACTGACCGTAGAAGGAGTCATGCGGTGGTATGCAAAAGAAATGGGATATTCCGAAGAGGAAGATTTCTGGGGGCTTGCAGGTCTTCTTCATGATGTGGATTTTGAAGAATTCCCGGAGGAGCACTGCAAAAAGGCTCCGGAGCTTCTCTTTGAAATCGGGGCAGAAGAAGAGCTTGTCCATGCAATTGTAAGCCATGGCTACGGTATCTGCGTGGATACAAAGCCAGAGCATGAGATGGAAAAGATACTGTTTGCTGCCGATGAACTCACGGGCCTCATTGGTGCTGCAGCCAGAATGCGCCCCTCAAAGAGTGTCATGGATATGGAGGTATCAAGCTTAAAGAAAAAATTCAAAGATAAAAAGTTTGCAGCCGGCTGCTCCAGAGATGTGATTACAGACGGCGCACAGGCTCTTGGCTGGACCCTGGAAGATTTGTTTGAGAAGACCATACTTGCCATGCGCTCCTGCGAGGAACGTGTAAACGCAGAACTGGAACACCTTTCTTAA
- a CDS encoding aspartate kinase has product MKKVVKFGGSSLASAKQFKKVGDIIREDKSRRYVVPSAPGKRSDKDEKVTDMLYQCYEAALQGKSYKKILEKIRERYDEIIDGLNLNLNLDFEFSTIEENFLKKAGKDYAASRGEYLNGLVMAEYLGYEFIDAADVIFFDEDGAFLADLTDKELGERLGHTERAVIPGFYGAKKDGTIKTFSRGGSDITGSIVAKAIHADMYENWTDVSGFLVADPRIIKNPEVIETITYRELRELAYMGASVLHEDAIFPVRKEGIPINIRNTNKPEDKGTLIVESTCRKPNYTITGIAGKKGFCSINIEKAMMNAEVGFGRKVLEVFERYGVSFEHMPSGIDTMTIFVHQSEFEEFEQSVIAGIHRAVEPDFVEMESDLALIAVVGRGMKATRGTAGRIFSGLAHSRVNVKMIDQGSSELNIIIGVKNADFEEAIKAIYDIFIMTEV; this is encoded by the coding sequence ATGAAAAAAGTTGTGAAATTCGGAGGCAGCTCTTTGGCCAGCGCGAAGCAGTTTAAAAAGGTTGGAGATATCATTCGGGAAGACAAAAGCAGGCGATATGTGGTACCTTCCGCACCTGGAAAGCGTAGTGACAAGGACGAAAAAGTAACTGATATGCTGTATCAGTGTTACGAGGCAGCATTACAGGGAAAAAGCTATAAAAAGATTTTGGAAAAGATCAGAGAACGGTACGATGAGATCATTGACGGTCTTAATTTAAACCTGAACCTGGATTTTGAATTTTCCACCATTGAAGAGAATTTCCTTAAAAAGGCCGGAAAGGATTATGCGGCTTCCAGAGGTGAATATTTAAACGGCCTCGTGATGGCAGAGTATTTGGGCTACGAATTTATCGACGCAGCAGACGTTATCTTTTTTGATGAGGATGGAGCCTTTTTAGCAGACCTTACAGACAAGGAGCTGGGAGAGCGTCTAGGTCATACAGAAAGGGCAGTCATTCCCGGCTTTTACGGAGCGAAAAAAGATGGGACCATTAAGACCTTTTCCAGAGGCGGCTCTGATATCACAGGTTCTATTGTAGCAAAGGCCATTCATGCAGATATGTATGAGAACTGGACCGATGTATCTGGTTTTCTGGTGGCTGATCCAAGAATTATTAAAAATCCTGAGGTCATTGAGACCATTACATACAGAGAACTCAGGGAACTGGCTTACATGGGAGCAAGCGTGCTTCATGAGGATGCCATTTTCCCAGTAAGAAAAGAAGGCATCCCCATCAATATCCGAAACACCAATAAACCGGAGGATAAGGGAACCTTAATCGTGGAAAGCACCTGCAGAAAGCCCAATTACACCATTACAGGCATTGCAGGTAAAAAAGGGTTCTGCTCCATTAACATTGAAAAGGCCATGATGAATGCTGAGGTTGGCTTTGGGAGAAAGGTTTTAGAGGTATTTGAGCGGTACGGCGTTTCTTTTGAGCATATGCCTTCTGGAATCGATACCATGACTATCTTTGTTCATCAGTCCGAATTTGAGGAATTTGAGCAGTCAGTAATCGCAGGAATTCATCGGGCTGTGGAACCGGATTTTGTTGAAATGGAATCAGACCTTGCTTTAATCGCGGTGGTCGGACGTGGAATGAAAGCGACCAGAGGGACTGCCGGAAGGATTTTCTCAGGACTGGCTCATTCCAGGGTCAACGTAAAGATGATTGACCAGGGCTCCAGTGAACTGAATATTATTATCGGTGTAAAGAATGCAGATTTTGAGGAAGCCATTAAGGCAATCTACGATATCTTTATTATGACAGAAGTATAA
- a CDS encoding aldo/keto reductase: MQYREFGKTGLKVSALGFGAMRLPVLEHDQVDETRAIQMIRHAIDEGVNYIDTAYPYHQGESERIVGKALLDGYRDKTYLATKCPVWKLQKEEDFEAVLDEQLEKLQTDHVDFYLLHALSRDRFEDTVKKFDLVKKMERAREQGKIKYLGFSFHDSYDVFQDILDYYDGWDFCQIQYNYVDLTHQAGKKGLLEAASKGLAVVIMEPLLGGKLAAPAAHVKEIFPEDKTCVEYALDFLWNQPEVSLLLSGMSDETQLEENLTYADRSHVHMVTDKEKVMYEKAKEVYDSMALVGCTGCRYCIPCPFGLPIPDIFTLYNMTAAHKEKEAVEGYRNISINAESCKACHRCEKECPQMIKISQVMPEVAKVFSHMEA; the protein is encoded by the coding sequence ATGCAGTATCGTGAATTTGGAAAAACAGGATTAAAAGTATCAGCACTTGGATTTGGAGCCATGAGACTTCCCGTATTGGAACATGATCAGGTGGATGAAACACGGGCCATTCAGATGATTCGCCATGCCATTGACGAAGGAGTCAATTACATTGATACCGCATATCCTTATCACCAGGGAGAAAGCGAGCGGATTGTTGGAAAGGCTCTTCTTGACGGATACCGGGACAAGACGTATCTGGCTACCAAATGTCCTGTCTGGAAGCTTCAAAAGGAAGAAGACTTTGAAGCTGTGTTAGACGAGCAGTTAGAGAAGCTTCAGACAGACCACGTTGATTTTTATCTGCTTCATGCCTTAAGCAGAGACCGGTTTGAAGATACGGTTAAAAAATTCGATCTTGTAAAAAAGATGGAGCGGGCAAGAGAACAGGGAAAGATTAAGTATCTTGGTTTTTCCTTCCATGATTCATATGATGTATTTCAGGATATCCTAGATTATTATGATGGATGGGATTTCTGCCAGATTCAGTATAACTATGTGGATCTGACCCATCAGGCAGGCAAAAAAGGCTTATTAGAGGCCGCTTCTAAGGGACTTGCCGTGGTTATTATGGAACCGCTTTTAGGCGGTAAGCTGGCAGCACCGGCCGCCCACGTAAAAGAGATTTTCCCAGAGGATAAAACCTGTGTGGAATATGCTCTGGACTTTTTATGGAATCAGCCGGAAGTCAGCCTGCTCCTAAGCGGAATGAGCGATGAAACCCAGTTAGAAGAAAATTTGACTTATGCGGATAGAAGTCATGTTCATATGGTGACGGATAAAGAAAAGGTAATGTATGAAAAGGCAAAGGAAGTGTACGATTCCATGGCACTGGTAGGCTGCACTGGCTGCCGCTACTGCATTCCCTGCCCCTTTGGACTTCCTATTCCAGACATCTTCACCCTATACAATATGACAGCTGCTCATAAAGAAAAAGAAGCTGTGGAAGGATACCGGAACATTTCCATAAATGCGGAAAGCTGTAAGGCATGCCACCGCTGTGAAAAAGAGTGCCCGCAGATGATAAAGATCAGTCAGGTCATGCCAGAAGTGGCAAAGGTATTTTCCCACATGGAGGCATGA
- the pap gene encoding polyphosphate:AMP phosphotransferase, with product MLEKIDLSKTIDKREYKDKIKEQSERLGELQRKLKDANIPVSIVFEGMGASGKGTQINHLIQALDPRGFDVYANDKSSKEERMRPFLWRFWTKLPAQGRIALFDRSWYRQVTMERFDGKIEACAIEGAYKDIQSFERQLTDDGMVIIKLFLYISKKEQKDRFQKLESSKSTSWRVSLDDWRRNKEYDRFLGICEEMLENTDMDYAPWTIIEATDKDYAAVKIMTHVADRLEEAYHLRLIRGERKEKEVPIRTKEYQNGVLSGVDLTKTLTKEEYKREIDVLQERLDELHSQIYLLKIPVVLGFEGWDAAGKGGAIRRLTSHLDPRGYKVYPTSAPNDLERVHHYLWRFWNHMPKSGHIAIFDRTWYGRVLVERVEGFCSENQWKQAYQEINEMENHIGNAGAVVLKFWIHIDKDEQERRFKARQENPQKQWKITEEDWRNREKWDEYEEAVNEMLVRTSTTYAPWIVVEGNCKYYARVKILKTVVEALEAKIKESKKNP from the coding sequence ATGCTAGAGAAAATTGATTTGTCTAAAACCATTGATAAACGAGAATATAAGGATAAAATCAAGGAACAAAGTGAACGGTTAGGAGAGCTGCAGCGAAAGCTAAAGGATGCCAACATCCCTGTTTCCATTGTATTTGAAGGCATGGGAGCATCGGGGAAAGGCACCCAGATCAATCATCTCATCCAGGCCCTTGACCCAAGAGGCTTCGATGTGTATGCCAATGACAAATCCAGCAAGGAGGAGCGGATGCGCCCGTTTCTGTGGCGTTTCTGGACCAAGCTTCCGGCCCAGGGAAGAATCGCCCTCTTTGACAGGAGCTGGTACCGCCAGGTGACCATGGAGCGGTTTGACGGGAAGATAGAAGCCTGCGCCATAGAGGGAGCATATAAGGATATCCAGTCCTTTGAGCGACAGCTGACCGATGATGGTATGGTCATCATCAAGCTGTTTCTCTACATTTCTAAAAAAGAGCAGAAGGACCGGTTTCAGAAGCTGGAAAGCTCAAAAAGTACCAGCTGGAGAGTTTCTTTAGACGACTGGAGAAGGAATAAGGAGTATGACCGGTTCCTTGGCATCTGTGAAGAGATGCTTGAAAATACGGATATGGACTATGCTCCCTGGACCATTATCGAAGCCACGGATAAAGATTATGCAGCCGTAAAAATCATGACCCATGTGGCAGACCGTCTGGAGGAGGCATACCACCTTCGTTTGATCCGCGGAGAACGAAAGGAAAAGGAAGTTCCTATCCGGACGAAGGAGTATCAAAATGGAGTGCTCTCGGGAGTTGATTTAACAAAGACCTTAACAAAGGAAGAGTATAAAAGAGAAATTGACGTTCTTCAGGAGCGCTTAGATGAGCTTCACAGTCAGATCTACCTGTTAAAAATCCCCGTGGTCCTTGGTTTTGAAGGCTGGGATGCAGCAGGAAAAGGCGGCGCTATCAGGCGCCTCACCAGTCATTTAGACCCAAGAGGCTATAAGGTATATCCCACATCAGCGCCAAACGATTTAGAGCGGGTCCATCATTACCTTTGGCGGTTCTGGAATCACATGCCAAAATCAGGTCACATCGCCATCTTTGACCGCACCTGGTATGGACGTGTTCTGGTGGAACGGGTGGAAGGCTTTTGCAGTGAAAATCAGTGGAAGCAGGCTTACCAGGAAATCAATGAGATGGAAAATCACATAGGCAATGCAGGCGCTGTGGTGTTAAAGTTCTGGATTCACATCGATAAGGATGAGCAGGAGCGGCGCTTTAAGGCCCGCCAGGAAAATCCTCAGAAGCAGTGGAAAATAACGGAAGAAGACTGGAGAAACAGAGAGAAGTGGGATGAGTATGAGGAGGCAGTCAATGAGATGCTTGTGCGTACCTCAACCACCTATGCTCCCTGGATTGTGGTAGAAGGAAACTGTAAGTATTATGCCAGAGTAAAGATCTTAAAAACAGTGGTGGAAGCCCTGGAAGCAAAGATTAAGGAGTCAAAGAAAAATCCGTGA
- a CDS encoding NAD(P)/FAD-dependent oxidoreductase, which translates to MNTVLIVGGGAAGMLAGIAAAMKGSTVHIFEKNEKLGKKVFITGKGRCNVTNACDTEELFGNVVTNAKFLYSSFYGFTNFDMMDLLEKLGCPLKTERGNRVFPASDKSSDVIRVLNQRLMDLGVTIHYRAEVKKLLIENGSITGLLLNSGGKKVQFTGDSVIVACGGYSYPLTGSTGDGYELAKEAGHTVTPISPALVPFVVEEPVVKELQGLSLRNVEATVLKGKKTIYQEFGEMLFTHYGVSGPVLLSASSYAAKELKKGPLTLSIDLKPALTEEQLDTRLLRDFEEAINKQFKNSLNHLYPAKLVPVMIDRSQIPPEKKVNEITKEERQRIIQITKAFTLTLSGLRAYNEAIITQGGVSVKEVNPSTMESKLVPGLYFAGEVLDLDAVTGGFNLQIAWSTGWAAGNAAGEEKFEG; encoded by the coding sequence ATGAATACGGTTTTAATCGTGGGCGGTGGCGCTGCAGGGATGCTGGCTGGTATAGCAGCAGCCATGAAGGGCAGTACCGTCCACATTTTTGAGAAAAATGAAAAGCTTGGCAAAAAGGTTTTTATCACGGGAAAAGGCCGCTGTAATGTGACCAATGCCTGTGATACCGAAGAATTGTTTGGAAACGTTGTGACCAATGCCAAATTTTTATATAGCAGTTTTTACGGTTTTACCAATTTTGATATGATGGATCTTTTAGAAAAGCTTGGATGTCCGCTTAAAACCGAGCGTGGAAACCGGGTCTTTCCTGCATCAGACAAATCCTCTGATGTTATCCGGGTCTTGAACCAAAGACTGATGGATTTAGGGGTCACCATTCACTACCGCGCAGAGGTGAAAAAGCTTCTCATAGAAAACGGTTCCATAACCGGACTTCTCTTAAATAGCGGAGGAAAGAAAGTCCAGTTTACGGGAGATTCCGTGATTGTAGCCTGCGGAGGCTATTCCTATCCCCTGACCGGATCCACTGGAGATGGCTACGAGCTAGCCAAGGAAGCTGGCCATACGGTTACGCCCATATCTCCAGCCCTCGTTCCATTTGTGGTTGAGGAGCCGGTGGTAAAGGAGCTTCAGGGATTATCCCTTCGCAATGTGGAGGCCACAGTGTTAAAAGGGAAAAAGACCATTTACCAGGAATTTGGGGAGATGCTCTTTACCCATTACGGCGTCAGCGGCCCTGTATTATTAAGTGCCAGCAGCTATGCTGCCAAAGAATTAAAAAAAGGTCCGCTTACCTTATCCATTGATTTAAAGCCAGCACTTACCGAAGAGCAGTTAGATACCAGGCTTTTACGGGATTTTGAAGAAGCTATCAATAAGCAGTTTAAAAACTCTTTGAATCACCTCTACCCCGCCAAGCTGGTTCCTGTTATGATTGACAGAAGCCAGATACCGCCGGAGAAAAAGGTCAATGAGATTACAAAGGAAGAACGCCAAAGAATCATTCAGATAACCAAGGCATTTACCCTTACCTTATCCGGGCTTCGTGCCTATAATGAGGCAATTATCACCCAGGGCGGTGTTTCCGTAAAGGAGGTAAATCCCTCTACCATGGAATCAAAGCTGGTTCCCGGTCTTTATTTTGCAGGAGAAGTACTGGATCTTGATGCAGTGACCGGAGGGTTTAATTTACAGATTGCCTGGTCCACCGGATGGGCAGCAGGGAATGCTGCAGGAGAGGAGAAGTTCGAAGGATGA
- the cmk gene encoding (d)CMP kinase, whose amino-acid sequence MKEVYNIAIDGPAGAGKSTIARSVAEKLHFVYVDTGAMYRAMALHFLRMGISPADEVAIFKAAKDVKVTISYENGEQQVILNGENVSGLIRTGEVSDMASATSVYLPVREKLVELQKELARNESVIMDGRDIGTCVLPEADLKIYLTASSKVRAKRRFAQLKENQGQYTLEDIEKDIIERDSRDMNRENSPLRQAEDAVLLDSSDMTKKEVEDRILELFLERKKEGKK is encoded by the coding sequence ATGAAAGAGGTTTATAATATAGCCATAGATGGTCCGGCTGGTGCCGGAAAAAGTACCATTGCAAGGTCAGTAGCAGAAAAGCTTCATTTTGTTTATGTTGATACAGGAGCAATGTACCGCGCCATGGCTCTTCATTTTTTAAGAATGGGCATTTCACCGGCAGATGAAGTCGCCATATTTAAGGCAGCAAAAGACGTAAAGGTGACCATTTCCTACGAAAACGGGGAACAGCAGGTGATTTTAAACGGGGAAAACGTTTCCGGACTGATCCGCACCGGAGAAGTCAGTGACATGGCCTCAGCTACCTCCGTTTATCTGCCCGTCAGAGAAAAACTGGTGGAACTTCAAAAAGAGCTTGCCAGAAATGAAAGCGTAATCATGGACGGAAGAGATATAGGAACCTGCGTGCTCCCAGAGGCAGATTTAAAAATCTATCTCACTGCAAGCAGTAAGGTGAGGGCAAAGAGAAGATTTGCACAGCTAAAGGAAAACCAGGGACAATACACGCTGGAAGACATAGAAAAAGATATTATAGAGAGAGACAGCCGGGATATGAACCGGGAAAATTCCCCTTTAAGACAGGCAGAGGATGCCGTTCTTTTGGATTCCTCTGACATGACAAAAAAAGAGGTGGAGGATCGTATTTTGGAGCTGTTCCTTGAACGAAAAAAAGAAGGGAAGAAGTAG
- the ispH gene encoding 4-hydroxy-3-methylbut-2-enyl diphosphate reductase, translating into MEVVVAKSAGFCFGVKRAVDQVYEQLKRNDKPIYTYGPIIHNEEVVRDLEEKGVKVIETEEELRKLKDGVVVIRSHGVGRKIYEILEENGIEVIDATCPYVRKIHKVAQEQNKDGRRLIIIGNESHPEVEGIKGWGNANTLVVETPEQVEALPLTEGERLCIVSQTTFNYKKFQDLVEKISETRYDILVLNTICNATQERQVEAKRIASEVDAMIVIGGKSSSNTQKLYEICRRECKNTYYIQTLGDLDPDCVNSVRSVGITAGASTPNHIIEEVHTNVRVKF; encoded by the coding sequence ATGGAAGTGGTAGTTGCGAAATCAGCAGGATTCTGCTTCGGCGTAAAGCGCGCCGTTGACCAGGTCTACGAACAGCTAAAACGAAACGATAAGCCCATCTATACCTACGGTCCCATCATTCATAACGAAGAAGTGGTCAGGGACTTAGAAGAAAAGGGCGTAAAAGTCATAGAAACAGAAGAAGAGCTTCGTAAGCTGAAAGATGGTGTGGTGGTCATAAGAAGCCACGGCGTTGGCAGAAAGATTTATGAGATCTTAGAAGAGAATGGCATTGAGGTGATTGATGCCACCTGCCCTTATGTCAGGAAGATACATAAGGTCGCTCAGGAGCAGAATAAAGACGGAAGACGCCTGATAATTATTGGAAATGAATCGCATCCGGAAGTAGAGGGTATTAAAGGCTGGGGAAATGCAAATACTCTAGTGGTGGAAACACCCGAACAAGTGGAAGCTTTACCTCTAACCGAAGGAGAAAGGCTGTGTATTGTATCACAGACGACATTTAATTACAAGAAATTTCAAGATTTAGTTGAAAAAATTTCTGAAACGCGGTATGATATACTTGTTTTAAATACGATTTGCAATGCAACACAGGAAAGACAAGTGGAAGCAAAGCGGATAGCTTCAGAAGTGGATGCCATGATTGTCATAGGCGGAAAAAGCAGTTCTAATACCCAGAAGCTGTACGAGATATGCCGAAGGGAATGTAAGAATACTTACTATATCCAGACACTAGGTGATTTAGATCCTGATTGTGTAAATTCTGTGCGCAGCGTAGGTATTACAGCCGGGGCTTCAACCCCGAATCATATTATCGAGGAGGTTCATACTAATGTCAGAGTTAAGTTTTGA
- the rpsA gene encoding 30S ribosomal protein S1, which yields MSELSFEQMLEESLKTIRTGEIVTGKVIDVKEDEIVLNIGYKSDGIIPRSEYTDDQNLNLTTVVQVGEEMEAKVTKVNDGEGQVALSYKRLAADRGNKKLEEAFENHEVLTAKVAQVLDGGLSVVVEGARVFIPASLVSDTYEKDLSKYADKEIEFIITEFNPKRRRIIGDRKQLMVAKRAELQKELFSRIHTGDIVEGTIKNVTDFGAFIDLGGADGLLHISEMSWGRVESPKKAFKAGEKVKVLIKDINGDKIALSLKFPETNPWKDASEKYAVGNVVTGRVARMTDFGAFVELEPGVDALLHVSQISREHVEKPSDVLAIGQEIEARVVDFNEDEKKISLSIKALQAQDEIEDGPVYSDEA from the coding sequence ATGTCAGAGTTAAGTTTTGAACAAATGTTAGAAGAATCATTAAAAACCATACGTACAGGAGAGATCGTCACTGGTAAAGTCATCGACGTAAAAGAAGATGAAATCGTCTTGAATATAGGTTACAAGTCTGATGGCATCATCCCGCGTAGCGAGTACACGGATGACCAGAATTTAAATCTTACCACCGTTGTACAGGTTGGAGAAGAGATGGAAGCCAAAGTTACTAAGGTAAACGATGGTGAAGGTCAGGTTGCTTTATCCTACAAGAGACTTGCAGCAGACAGAGGCAACAAGAAGCTGGAAGAAGCATTCGAAAACCACGAAGTATTAACTGCAAAAGTTGCACAGGTCCTTGACGGCGGTTTAAGCGTTGTTGTAGAAGGTGCAAGAGTATTCATTCCTGCAAGCCTTGTTTCTGATACTTATGAGAAGGATTTATCTAAATATGCAGATAAAGAAATCGAATTCATCATTACAGAATTCAATCCTAAGAGAAGAAGAATCATCGGCGACAGAAAGCAGCTTATGGTTGCTAAGAGAGCAGAATTACAGAAAGAATTATTCAGCAGAATCCATACCGGTGATATTGTAGAAGGAACCATTAAGAACGTAACTGATTTCGGTGCATTCATCGATCTTGGCGGCGCTGACGGTTTACTCCATATCTCTGAGATGAGCTGGGGCAGAGTAGAAAGCCCGAAAAAAGCATTCAAGGCTGGAGAGAAAGTTAAAGTTTTAATCAAAGACATTAACGGCGATAAGATCGCATTAAGCTTAAAGTTCCCTGAGACAAATCCATGGAAAGATGCTTCTGAGAAATATGCAGTAGGCAATGTGGTAACAGGAAGAGTTGCTCGTATGACAGACTTCGGCGCATTCGTTGAGTTAGAGCCAGGCGTAGATGCACTTCTTCATGTATCTCAGATTTCCAGAGAGCACGTAGAGAAGCCATCTGATGTACTTGCAATTGGTCAGGAAATCGAAGCAAGAGTCGTTGATTTTAACGAAGATGAGAAAAAGATCAGTTTAAGCATCAAAGCACTTCAGGCACAGGATGAAATTGAAGATGGTCCTGTATATTCTGACGAAGCTTAA